In Scomber japonicus isolate fScoJap1 chromosome 11, fScoJap1.pri, whole genome shotgun sequence, the genomic stretch attGATAGATTCTTGAATTTTATAACACTTTAAGGGCCCCAATATACTTGCTGCAAACAATGCGAACGTGACTGCATCATTGCTGCCATGCGTAATCTGTGTTTGTCTGATGCACCGGTCACACATCTCAACGCGAGGTAACGTGACGCGTGCGTGAGATGAAATATTGACATGACCGCGAGAGGCACTCATGCAAATGAACACGGAGACCGTGAGGTACCAGACCAGACGGAATCGCTGTCGGAGCAATGACGGAAACTTTTGAAGAGACGCTGACAGACCTGGTGCAAAACTACCCGCATCTCTATGATGTTTCCATGCCATAACATAGTGACAGGCATGCCTGTCAAAATAGTTGGCGACAGATTGGCGGGGTTTTAGGGATAGATGGGGACACATACCTTTTCACGACTTCCGGTTTAATTTTTGTTGTCTGCTCCAAGTGGAGTAGTAGTATTGTGCGCTTTGGCTGCGTAGTGCTGAATTAAGTATATACACAGACACGGTGGATTGTGTACGCATATGTTCAACCATGCAGCAAGTATATTCGTACCTTATGGATGTTGAGATTCTGCTTAGCAACTGTGTATTACAAAAGACTTAAGAGATCCCAAATAAACTCATACTCATACATgattaaatacatgaataacaattgtttttataaaccaaaaaaacccaccagTTCAAGCTTCATGATGCGTACGCAGTCCCTAAGGATGTTAGTGGGCGCCCCCAGCAGCTTTGTGAAGGCATTCAAAGTGTTATATTTGAAGGGAGGGCCAGCAACCTAGAAAAGAGTACAAAAAAGATGGATTCATTGCATAATCACATAACCACAAGTGTGGGTACGTTTGAGTGAGTGGCCTTAAAGGGCATGATCCatgatacaaatataaaaaagtggaggttttactatttaaaaaaaaaaaatcaaaatcaaaatgtaagACTGGAACCAGCTAATTATCAAATGAGTAGCTATCTTATTAGAATTCCTGTCTAACACCACATCTTTAATTATGATCAGCTGACAAAATGTTTAAGAATAATTCATGAATTGGGCTTTAGGTGCATGCTGCCTGTACTTACCCGTGTCTCAAAGAACCTCTCCAGTACCTGAAGCTCCTCTGGTGACCAGGGACCTGTATTTTCTGGAGTGACTTTGAGCTGCAGCGTCTGGTAGTTCTTTGGGTTGAGGGCTACACGACACTTGAGCACCTCCGTCTTAAACATGATCACCCCGGGCTCGTTAGAGTTCACGATGGATAACTGGAGGAGAGGCGACAGAGTAGGGGTGAGTGACAGGAAGTGTAGAACAGATCATatcatttgaaaaacaaaacataaaaatattatttctcAAAAGAGGACGATTTGTGCAACACTCACATTGGCCTCCTGCTGAATGATCCTCTGCAGGTGGCGCCTCATGATAACTGAACCCAGGAAGCGTTCCAGTGGCGAGCAGAGGTAGCTTCCTGCCAGGCCTGGCACCAGGCAGGGAGTGGGTGAGGGGAGCAGAAGCACATGCAAGGCATTGTGGGTGAGGATAGTAGGAATGGAGGCAGCCCAGGGGCGCTGAGGTAGCTTGCGGGGCGGAGGCATACTGGTAGGCATGATTTGTGAACctgaataaaagaaagagatggatgTACAAAAAAGGTCAACAAAGATTCAGAGAATAGTTAACATTTGAAATAATCTGAATGAACATGGAAAGAGCAGTACTTACTTGTTCCAGCACGTGGAGAATGAGGGTCAGGGATAGGTGAATGCAGCGAAGGGTTACCAGGGGACATGCCGTGGATCCTTGCCCCAGGAGAAGGCCCTGAGACCTGGGGTGAGCCTGGCCACTGGCCCCTATTGCTGGGAGATACCATGGCATATGGAGAGCTGGGGTCCAGAGCACCTAGGGTAAAAAGACAGGCGTCAGATTCACATAAAAGCTCAACATTTAACAGATAACAGATTCAGATATGTGTGCCCACTTTTTACAGGTCATTTGTTATATGCTTGCTCGTTTGGTCAGTGAagattttcagattttcagccCCTTGCAGCCCTTGCCCAGCAGACCAGAATTACCACCAGGCCAGCATTCATGGCCACCGTGCTGCTTACCGTGGGGACTGGCAAAGCTGGTCTGGCCCATGGCTATGCCCAGAGAAGACGGAGATGGGGTGGGCCCAAAAGGAGAGGGTGCCCTCAGAGCTCCGCTAGGGGAGCCAGAGGCATGGATGttccctgcacacacacacatacacacaccatatCACGTCAGCCACTGAGGTTCTCCTGGCGCACGCGCACACCCACTCACTCATGAACACGCATGCTAAAGCTGGGCAGGAGGGCTGTAAGTCTCCGGCTGGTGGGCTGAGATGGAGCAGAATGGGAGGAGCCAAACTAAATGCATGCTTTGTTCCCTCTTGgctgtgaagtgtgtgtgcatggtgcGTGAGAAACACAACTGATCTCATGGTTTCACAGAATTAAACATGGGCGCACTTCATTGCTCTTCCTTGTTCTCTCTCTGACATGCGTACACTTTGCTCTTGCAACAAATAAACAGGTTAGCAGAGATGATGACGACAATGATGTGATACATTCAAAATCATTGATCTGTTGGTCACAATGCTGTATGGCAGGCTGACAAGCTCAAGATGACACAAACGGTACAGGTGGTATTCACTCACACGTACTCTGACAAACACCAAAGCACTGTGCTTCCTATTACCTGGTGACTGAGTGGGCATCATGGATGGTGACGGAGTTACGTTGGTGTGATAATTTGGTGGCGGTGAAGTGAGGGGAGGGTATACGCCTCCTGCGCCTCCCCGCATTGTCTGTGGCTGCTGTGGAGCTTGCAACTGGTTCATCAGAGTGTCCACCACATCGACGCCCACCGGAGATGGTGGGTTATCGTCTTCATTGACAGAACGTCTGCGAGCATCCTGGTTGCTGTCCACGAACATGTTCAGGAATGTCTAAaacagggaaagagaggaacAGTATTTGATGAAATCTGGAATAAATCTTAATTTTATCATGCTATTCTTGTCCAgctgggtttttctttttcttttttttactttgcctCTATGCCTGGTTTACCTTGAGTCCTGGAGCCGGATAGAAGCCCTCTACAATCTTAGTATTGTCAAAGAGACTATATGCTCCGTCTCTGATGGCGACCACGCCACGGCTGCGGCAGTAAATATCGATGCAGTACATGTTTCGGAACGCTAGGCGGATGTGTGTGGGTGACTGGGGTAGGATGGAGAAGCACTGGTAGGCAGTGTTGGTACGCTGGGTCAGGCCCAGCATGGGCACTGTTGGTAGCTTGTTAATAGCATTCAGAGGGGCCTGTGTGTCGGAAAGCACCTAGATaaacaaagaagaaatgttACACGGGAAAGTACACAGGAAGAGgatgaaaaacagagaaaatagcACATCTTTATGATTATATGAGGAGCTGCATGAAAACCAGAACCAGaaattttaagaaaaaagaaattggAAATATCTTTTCTTTAGATTGCAAATACCAAGTGCAAACATGCACGTTGTGGCTGTATTTTCATAACCGTGTTCCTGCAtacctgcagcagctgcatCACATTTGGGTTCTTGTTGAACATCTCCTGTAGCTGATGGAGGATGATGTTGTGGCAATTGGAGCAGCCAGAGTTTGGCCCCACGGTGCCCAGAGCGAGGTGAAACCGCTGGCTGTTGGAATTCCACTGGATGGTGACAGAGCTGCCTTTGGTGGTACCGTAGCACAGAACCATCTTACGGTAGTTATACAACCGCACCTCTGAGAACAGGCTCAGGTAAGACGGCATCTCTGGAGGGAAGCAGTCACAATGTGCAGCTGTATTAGATGGGTATGTCTTTTTTGTCTAGCATCAATTTAACAGAGTGATGCATTCATGTTCATGCAAACTGTGCAGAGATAAACATGAAGACATCTGATTGCTTGCTGAAGTGAAACTGATTGTACTGGATTTTTAAGTGTTGTATAAATACATGGTTCATTTAAGTTGAAGCAAAGCTCTCAGCACAAAGACAACccctttcattttaattaaaaaaaacaaacaaatcatcaTCACTTTTCAAATGTATGTAATTATTTGCCTGCATCTTTCATTGTAACTCCATACATCTGCAACAAAACGGCCAGTAATACACTGACCAATTTAAGATAAACTGTCCTTCATATTCATTCATGCGTTCTCTGATTTAAGTGGAATCTTTGCTATACAGATGACTGTGCATGTACCTGGCAGTGCACGAGAGAAGTTGAGGACACACTGATACAGCTGACTGATGGCATTCCAGTCATTAAGGAACATCTCTACAACTTTCCGCCCACCCACCGGCTCCGACAGTGGGTTTTCATAGGTCAGATAGACGTGCCGCGTtgaagctgagaggagagacagattGCAGTTAATTCAGAGGCTGGACTGTGTAGCAGACATTGACAATTTCTCTTATTTATATGAAAACCGGAAAACATTCTTCGACAAACCACTCATCTATGAAAAATGACACCATTTGCTGAAATTGCTACAAGAGAGGTTATTATGTCATAGACTATATCAGAATCTGGATGTGTTGGTTATATTAATTTGTCTATAGACTCTTCTCGcttaacagtttttaaaatgtcatttttttatgattaaaaatcattttaatctctgtaggttaaagaaagaaatgttaaCTTTTAGTGATGAAATGGGAACATGTGGTGTGTACCTTGCTCCttgctgtgtgtgctgttgAGCGGGCAGTTGGCCAGCACCAGTTCAGCCACCCATGTTCGGTTGTTCCTGCCCTGTAGACGGATGGTGCAGTCAAGAAGGGAACGATCTAAGGCTCTCCTGGTCTCCTCTCCTACACCTTTACAGGGAGGAATCCTGCAGGACAAACAAAAAGATATGTACACTTTAAAGTCCCACTGTCCCAGTGTTTCAGGTTTTTGGTTGGTTGTCATTTTATGTGAGCATAAATACATGCAGATGTGCTTGTGAGTGCATTACTTTAGTAGCCGTATGGCGTGACTGTTGCGATCTCCTTCCACTTGGACGCCCTGGTTTGGAATCTCCATGTTGGACAGCTACtcatagacagacacagagacatgcaACATTAGCCGATGCTAAGCTTGATGtgccttaaaaaaaataaataaataaaaaaagacgtGTAGGAGCGGCACAAATTAACCAAATTGTCAAAGTGCAATGACTTGCCTCTGTTCTGAGGCCAATGAAAGGCATGTTGGTATCGCACATCGCCACTAGGTGAGCCAGCTCCTTGTTGAAGGCACACATTTCCCCAGACCGCTTAGGCTTCTTTGGCTCTGGGTCCCCCTGTTCTCCGGACACCTACAGATCAACAGgtacaaaatgtacattcaaTAAAAGCTCAATATGTATCTTTTATCTAGCTGGGCACAtttgttttgcatttaaaacatgaagttaaaagtgtatttaaacTATTAGGCATGATATTACAACTATGCAAAGTTCGCCTAGTTTTAAGCTCAAGCATAGCACCACActtaaaacaagcaaacaaaaaaaacatgataattTGTGTATGATAAAATACGGTATGTACTCTAGCACTGACTGCCTTTCTCTTCGTCCCTGGTCGGGCCCCTTTGCCTGCTGTAGTGTCCTGGACAAGATGTTCTAGGTTGGGCTTGAAATGCTGCAGGAGCTGGGCGCACATGGGTCCGTCCTCTCCTTCCAGCTGAGATACAGACAGGAAGGAGTACTTGTACTGCAATGCCGTAGGATTGCTTGGTACTTCAAGCATTTCCACCACCTACAAAGAATAAATAAGATGCAttacagtgtttaaaaaaaaattcaattacAGACATGGAGAGTGAAATGGAGGACGTAAAAATGGAAGCAGTATTTTCTTTAAGTAATTTTGGTTTAGCTTTTTTTATTGGTAGGACACTCACTATGTAATACTGTGGAAGACGTGTGAGCTTGATGAAGAGTTTGTGTTTGGACAAGTTGCCAACTGGGTGAGAAGCTGAGTTGGAGAGATGAAGGACATCAGTGCACACGGTGGGAAGGTGTTTCACTGACTGTCGACAGCGCTGTTCCCCCAACCAGAACCTGGCcatagagagaaaaagagtcaGTCTCTAAATGAAATTGAAGTTGGAAATAGTCCCGGGTTTGTATCCTCTTATTCCATGCATTCACACGGTTGAATAGTGCAAGACTCTCACAGCCTGGAAACTAATCTCAACACCTCATAATATCTTGCCTCTAGCTTAGCCAAGAGTTGGAAATGACAGCTACTGCTACTGACTGCTTCTGTCAATCCTGACAAGGCGTCAGACTGTCTCCTACTGTTGGCATTTTGCTCCTCATCACTTCTATCTACTGAACTGCCACCGCTCTCTTTCGCCTGTGCTAACACTGACTTTATAATGTTAGCTGCAataatatatttcatgtttatcGAGGAGGTTGACTTACTTCAGTTGTTGAAGCCAAGATATAATGCGCTTCATATCATCGTTGATGGTCTTTTCAATGTCATCCAGCATGGACTGATCTAGAGTAAGAGATTAGTTTTAGGTTCACTGAGCATATAAAGCATTAAAAGTAAAACCACAGAGCAACAAAGTCTGGAATTAGATTATTCTTGACAAATTGTTGATTCCCTTTAATCTTACATAAGCACTGAAACCTTAACTAGGATCACAACACAGACTAAtgtgaaaaaaagtttaacCTCTACCACCACCAGTTGACTATATCTGTATATTgctatttgttttatgtttgctCCTACTTACCTAATCCATACAGCATAGGCTGGAACATGCCAGAGTGCAGGTCCACAAAAATATGTAGACACTCTGAACGACCACACGGCTCAAGTATTGGAATAACAAGTGTGGGTAAAGCAGTCTCGATGAATGctgaaataaacagaaacacactcgAGTACCTCTTTGCAACAGTACAGATGACATGATACCATGATTACAGGACATTAATGCACTAAAGGAGAGTGAACTTTTAAACCTTTGCAACTGTTTCACTGTTTGGCACAAAGTTGTAGCTGCAATGGGAAACAACACTAGTTTCTGCAAGTTTGTTCAACATATACCTAAGAATGTGTGAAACGTTTAATAGAGAgaagtaagaataaatacatacagttgTCACTGGGATTGCTGGTCTTCAGAATAGCCTTCAGTTCCTGTAGCTTCTGATGTGAGCGGGCATGAACACTGTCGATCAAAAGCTTCTCCACTGACAGATGGTCGATCTAAAGAATAAGCAagagaaaacattattttattttttttacattattaatttGTAAGATATTTGTACAGCGAGTCATACTGCCCCAAACTTCATATAGCACTGAAAACATATGTCCAACTTACCTTCATGGCCCTCTCCATTAATTTGGAGTCACATGCAGGGAGAGGAGGTTCATGAGATATTTGCAGTGGCTTCGATCCATCTGACTCATCAATCTTGATCGTGACTTTATGTACTGATGCTGTACCCGTTTTCCTACCCAACACCAGTTggctgaagacaaaaaaaaagaaacagattaaaaaatggTACGAATGCATTCTGGTATTTCTTCCCCAATAAAAAAGAACACTATTTGTGTTTACAAGGTTAGTGAATGAATGCATATATACACATGACCAATGTGATTTAAAATCTTACTTCCAGACAGTGAGCGTGAGGTATTTTGCGGGCACATATCTCTCCTCCTGCACCAGATCTCCCCATCGCTCTCTGATCAGCATCAAAGTCTGAGAGTGTAGGACCTCTAACTGCagtgacagacagaaggagtcTGGAAACAATGCAGTTAAAGAAGATACAGCGTGGGAAATACTCAGTCCAGGTGAACAGAGATAAAGTATCATACACATCTTTCCATTAGCAttcaaaacacactcacacacatatcctCCAACACTTTGTTGGTAAAAGGGGCATTTGTGCCCAACACAGACTGCTCTTTGACATGGTAAGCTGCACTGCTAGTGATGGTGGGGGAAAGGCAGAGCAGAGATGTACTGATTAGCATTGTGATTAGCACAGTCACGCTCAGTTCGCATGCTTGATTAGGATCTTTGATGTTAGTATGATTGCTAacaagttgttgtttttcctgtgCCCAAAGACTACATTTTAGCACAGCCTGATGAGTGGCATAATGAAAAAATGGCAAAATTTGCCTTTATAttacatgaaaaatatttttttcattaagtGTCCTGCCATCTCATGTCGCATCCCTCATGGTTTAGTTTCTAAGTACAGTGCCAACAGGTGTTAAAATACACATCCccatgagaaaaaaataaacctcACATGACCCAGCTGAGTGACAGATATCAGTGAAACCACTGCTGTCCTTTCCTCATCTCATACAAAAGGTGGCTGTGTTGTttgagaatgaatgaaggaagaggaaagatgCATTTCTGCAGCTGTGTTTCTCATTGGAATGCTGCTCTTGTCTGCTTGACCAGTCAATACTCTATATGCTCCAACACACAGTCTTGTCCTGCTGCAGTAGTTCACAGCAGACTGGGGCATGAGCCAAGTGGATGCAGGCAGGATGGACACAAAATGCCTGTGAATGTGCAttgacagacaaacacagacaaagaaagGATACGCAAGCAGTTGTACATGTCCTGTAGGGGTTTTTCATCCGCACACAGACGTGCCTGGACTAGTTCATGGATGAAGTTCACCTGCAAACTGTGGACCAAGGCTCGGCCATCTGTCagtatgaagggaggaaagaatgattGGAGCATGGATATAGACAAATAAgagtaaaaatgaaagtaaaataacTCATTCAAGGGAGAGCATTAGCAATATGGTATACTGTCAGTTTTCAATGGTGCATGCCTTACCTCCAGTTTCTTTGTCTTCTACCAGAATCTCCAGCTTCAGCAGCCTCCAGGGAATATCCGGATCATCTCCCATCACCGTCAACGTGGCCTCAAATTCACCTTCCACACGAAACTTAACACGTCCATTGGctaaacaaacaaccaaacataTGCATCAGATCTCCTTATTACCAACACAGATGAAAACTGGCAACCTTTTAAAGTATACCACAGTGGGTTTACACATGCTGCTTACCAACTGTGAGGTTGGCTAACTGAGGAGGTAAGTCTGTGGTGACAAGGCGGTGCCGTAGAATCTGATTAAGCTGGTTCAAGGTAGTCTGCTTCTCAGACTTAGTGATGGGGTCTGGAGGAATGATTTTATCCTACACACATGGACAAAAATAGGACAAATGAGATGGGTTTGATCTCTCAGCATTCTTTCATGTTAGACTGTAGACCAACAGTCATAGGAAGCAGGACACTGAGTTTAAACACTAACTTACTCGTATGCAGGTGGGCAAGCGTGGGTATGACCCTGTTGTGAGTACATCGATGGCGAAGGGGATGGCAAAGCTGGGTAAACGTGCATGTACCAGGGCATCTCTGGCCAGTGATGCAAGCCTATCTGCGGTGTCCACAAACAAGATGGTCTGCTGATCCAAGAAGCTGGAAATCATCTGTTCCCATAGACACCATTTGAGAGAGGTTCAGAGCAGGGTCATACATTGTGTTATTAAAATCCACTTCCTCAGAGTGATTGTAATCTTTATAGACACATACCGCACACTTTTCGACTTTCCCAGCATTGCTTGCCCACTTCACCAGGGCTAGGAGACGTACAAATAGCTGCCTGGTACGACTGGCAAACTGGACAATCTCAATTTTCCTGTAACAGGAACACAAATCAAAAGttgaaacaaatttaaaaacaatagcTTACCAGAATATGTTAGAGAATGAAGAAGTCCATATAGAGGAAACCTACCTCTCCATGTCAGTTTTCCTGGGAAGTCTGAAAGAAGAACATTAAAACCATTGGTTACTGCCATTTTCCTCATCCTTAAAGAACAGCAACAGTCCACAATTACTACCTGACTAAAAATCTATACATTTCTGGTCTGAGTCTGCTCTGACCTCAAATGACACctcatgtgacactactgatgTCCTCAGTTGGCAGCTGAGAGACAGGGGATCAACGCGGGGCGGGAGGGGGGGACTAGCTCTGGGACAGCAAAAATAATTAAGTACTCCATGATCAACCCACTGTAATGTTAGCGTCCCTCCAAAACGCTTCTCTGAAATAACTAAACATTAGCTATAACGTCAGTCACAAAATTTAAGATGTGTTTACTTGTACGCCCCCTCTCTTTACTTAGTTACTTGTGCGTACTGATTTGTTACACTCTGAAATAGAGCTTTAAAACTCATATCCTAACTTTAAGATGAGTGCCAACAATCGACTTTAATGTTTATTACAGAGGCTGGAAGATGAGCATCCTCTAGAGTTTACCAACGTTAGCCGATTAGCCCCCCGGTTAGCTTTGAGGCCTACAACGCTAAAGATGTTACTTACAGTTCCGCCAGCAGGGTAATTTCATGGTAGGTCCTCTGGAGAAGAAAGTCAATGAGCAGGCTCAGTCGTACCCCTTGTGTGGCCGGGGCCCCGGGTGGCGGTGGCTGAGGACCCGAGACCACCGGACCTCCGAGCGGGACGAGCTGCCCATCTGACCCGATCTGCACCGGAGCCATTTTACAATGACGATAGGGACTAGCGTTAGTTAGCTAGCGCGGCTATGCACACCCAGCGCTACAACGGAAGACGTATCGAGTGAGTTGTAGTGGCTAACTccttgtaaatatattttttttcgcAGTCTCACAACATTTCTCTCGAGAGACGAATTTCTCTGCATAGACTTGGTTTTCCTGGGTGAGCAGAAAACTCAACAAAAACGCACAAATTGGTAACTCATTACGGAGAACACTCAATGCCGCTAAGCCGCCATCTTTGCTGTCGGGTATAATTGCAGTTGAACTGACGGTGGGAAAGAAAACCCTGACAGGAGCCTTGAGGAGTGAgagtcataaataaataaatgactccCCGTTACAGTGTTTTACGCCCGGGCCACTGGCTCCAAGACCGGTGTAACTAACTGCGGGACTAAATAATTAGCTTAATGTCCGGTTACAGTGACAAAGAAGGCCATTAACATATTCTCTCATCTGTTACCAGGGCAACGCATGAGACAATACATGAACAAAGTAACAAACAGCCAGTAACAACATTGATAACAACAAAATTCCActctacaaaacaaacaatacatcACACATAGTCAAACATTATTAGAGATAACTCAGGCATCATTTGAACAACTTTCTGCTTTATCCAATCTTAAATACATGCTTTACAACAGATTTAATTAACTTGTATATTATTAGCCTATAGGCTACTATAAAATCCTGCAGCAGTGGTATGCTCTTGGTCAGGTCTCCCACGAAAAAGCACTTTAATTTCAAAACTTATTTTTGTCTGAGACATCTTGTTTAAGGGGTTAAGAAGCCTGAAGATATAGTTTCTTCAGTGATTTGATTAGGGGCCAAAGTTTATGTGTATTTCTATTTACTGCTACGTTTCTGCACCCACCGGCAGCTCTTACTATGACTCCTTTGTGAAACAAAAGTattataaaatgtgttattagcAAAGTCAGGAGGCTCCTATACCATGGCAAACCACAATCAGTCCAGGGAAAACTTAATGCAGAAAGGGGAATAAGTGATTTAGGATTACTCGATTGTTGCTATTGGCCTGGTTTTTTGTCTCATCAGGGGACTTTATCTGGAATTGTGAGCAGATGAAAAGATGGGGAAGACATCAGTTTCACATATGTGCATATATGCAGCAAGTCAGGCCATGATTTGTTCTGTATTTTCTATTATCTCATTTTCAGACTTCCTGTGCCTCATTCTGTAAATGTGACACTTTCCTAGTAGTGTGATTGGTCACAATATTTAAAAGTAATGTAAAATGTTTCAGCAGATACATTCAGTACAACCACATCCATGCCTAAAATGAACCAATTTCAGTTCCTGCTGTTCCCATAGGCACCCACTCCCTCGGGGCATCCAGGGTCTGAACATGTAGTACATATATGAACACAAAGGCACACGGGGTGTGGCAGAAAAGACTGACAAACAATATAGCAGCATATTCATTCAACTTTATAATAATGTTTCAGGGTGTAGTTTGTGATACTTTTGTCTGTTGGATACAGTTAAACCAGCTCCAGCACATCATTAGTGGCTGTTCACAGTCTCAACTAAAA encodes the following:
- the med14 gene encoding mediator of RNA polymerase II transcription subunit 14 isoform X1, whose amino-acid sequence is MAPVQIGSDGQLVPLGGPVVSGPQPPPPGAPATQGVRLSLLIDFLLQRTYHEITLLAELLPRKTDMERKIEIVQFASRTRQLFVRLLALVKWASNAGKVEKCAMISSFLDQQTILFVDTADRLASLARDALVHARLPSFAIPFAIDVLTTGSYPRLPTCIRDKIIPPDPITKSEKQTTLNQLNQILRHRLVTTDLPPQLANLTVANGRVKFRVEGEFEATLTVMGDDPDIPWRLLKLEILVEDKETGDGRALVHSLQVNFIHELVQARLCADEKPLQDMYNCLHSFCLSLQLEVLHSQTLMLIRERWGDLVQEERYVPAKYLTLTVWNQLVLGRKTGTASVHKVTIKIDESDGSKPLQISHEPPLPACDSKLMERAMKIDHLSVEKLLIDSVHARSHQKLQELKAILKTSNPSDNSFIETALPTLVIPILEPCGRSECLHIFVDLHSGMFQPMLYGLDQSMLDDIEKTINDDMKRIISWLQQLKFWLGEQRCRQSVKHLPTVCTDVLHLSNSASHPVGNLSKHKLFIKLTRLPQYYIVVEMLEVPSNPTALQYKYSFLSVSQLEGEDGPMCAQLLQHFKPNLEHLVQDTTAGKGARPGTKRKAVSARVSGEQGDPEPKKPKRSGEMCAFNKELAHLVAMCDTNMPFIGLRTELSNMEIPNQGVQVEGDRNSHAIRLLKIPPCKGVGEETRRALDRSLLDCTIRLQGRNNRTWVAELVLANCPLNSTHSKEQASTRHVYLTYENPLSEPVGGRKVVEMFLNDWNAISQLYQCVLNFSRALPEMPSYLSLFSEVRLYNYRKMVLCYGTTKGSSVTIQWNSNSQRFHLALGTVGPNSGCSNCHNIILHQLQEMFNKNPNVMQLLQVLSDTQAPLNAINKLPTVPMLGLTQRTNTAYQCFSILPQSPTHIRLAFRNMYCIDIYCRSRGVVAIRDGAYSLFDNTKIVEGFYPAPGLKTFLNMFVDSNQDARRRSVNEDDNPPSPVGVDVVDTLMNQLQAPQQPQTMRGGAGGVYPPLTSPPPNYHTNVTPSPSMMPTQSPGNIHASGSPSGALRAPSPFGPTPSPSSLGIAMGQTSFASPHGALDPSSPYAMVSPSNRGQWPGSPQVSGPSPGARIHGMSPGNPSLHSPIPDPHSPRAGTSSQIMPTSMPPPRKLPQRPWAASIPTILTHNALHVLLLPSPTPCLVPGLAGSYLCSPLERFLGSVIMRRHLQRIIQQEANLSIVNSNEPGVIMFKTEVLKCRVALNPKNYQTLQLKVTPENTGPWSPEELQVLERFFETRVAGPPFKYNTLNAFTKLLGAPTNILRDCVRIMKLELFPDQAAQLKWNVQFCLTIPPSAPPIAPPGTIAVVLKSKMLFFLQLTQRTPVPQEPVSIIVPIVYDMATSVTQQADIPRQHSSSGAAALLVSNILKRFNELHPARQGECTIFASVHELMANLTLPPGTRQ
- the med14 gene encoding mediator of RNA polymerase II transcription subunit 14 isoform X2, with amino-acid sequence MAPVQIGSDGQLVPLGGPVVSGPQPPPPGAPATQGVRLSLLIDFLLQRTYHEITLLAELLPRKTDMERKIEIVQFASRTRQLFVRLLALVKWASNAGKVEKCAMISSFLDQQTILFVDTADRLASLARDALVHARLPSFAIPFAIDVLTTGSYPRLPTCIRDKIIPPDPITKSEKQTTLNQLNQILRHRLVTTDLPPQLANLTVANGRVKFRVEGEFEATLTVMGDDPDIPWRLLKLEILVEDKETGDGRALVHSLQVNFIHELVQARLCADEKPLQDMYNCLHSFCLSLQLEVLHSQTLMLIRERWGDLVQEERYVPAKYLTLTVWNQLVLGRKTGTASVHKVTIKIDESDGSKPLQISHEPPLPACDSKLMERAMKIDHLSVEKLLIDSVHARSHQKLQELKAILKTSNPSDNSFIETALPTLVIPILEPCGRSECLHIFVDLHSGMFQPMLYGLDQSMLDDIEKTINDDMKRIISWLQQLKFWLGEQRCRQSVKHLPTVCTDVLHLSNSASHPVGNLSKHKLFIKLTRLPQYYIVVEMLEVPSNPTALQYKYSFLSVSQLEGEDGPMCAQLLQHFKPNLEHLVQDTTAGKGARPGTKRKAVSGEQGDPEPKKPKRSGEMCAFNKELAHLVAMCDTNMPFIGLRTELSNMEIPNQGVQVEGDRNSHAIRLLKIPPCKGVGEETRRALDRSLLDCTIRLQGRNNRTWVAELVLANCPLNSTHSKEQASTRHVYLTYENPLSEPVGGRKVVEMFLNDWNAISQLYQCVLNFSRALPEMPSYLSLFSEVRLYNYRKMVLCYGTTKGSSVTIQWNSNSQRFHLALGTVGPNSGCSNCHNIILHQLQEMFNKNPNVMQLLQVLSDTQAPLNAINKLPTVPMLGLTQRTNTAYQCFSILPQSPTHIRLAFRNMYCIDIYCRSRGVVAIRDGAYSLFDNTKIVEGFYPAPGLKTFLNMFVDSNQDARRRSVNEDDNPPSPVGVDVVDTLMNQLQAPQQPQTMRGGAGGVYPPLTSPPPNYHTNVTPSPSMMPTQSPGNIHASGSPSGALRAPSPFGPTPSPSSLGIAMGQTSFASPHGALDPSSPYAMVSPSNRGQWPGSPQVSGPSPGARIHGMSPGNPSLHSPIPDPHSPRAGTSSQIMPTSMPPPRKLPQRPWAASIPTILTHNALHVLLLPSPTPCLVPGLAGSYLCSPLERFLGSVIMRRHLQRIIQQEANLSIVNSNEPGVIMFKTEVLKCRVALNPKNYQTLQLKVTPENTGPWSPEELQVLERFFETRVAGPPFKYNTLNAFTKLLGAPTNILRDCVRIMKLELFPDQAAQLKWNVQFCLTIPPSAPPIAPPGTIAVVLKSKMLFFLQLTQRTPVPQEPVSIIVPIVYDMATSVTQQADIPRQHSSSGAAALLVSNILKRFNELHPARQGECTIFASVHELMANLTLPPGTRQ